One stretch of Thermanaerosceptrum fracticalcis DNA includes these proteins:
- a CDS encoding sensor histidine kinase produces the protein MLQHLVGIAKHLFTELAVVLIFVFFLSKAKVFKNIMLKRDTSWPEKVFLTVFFGLIGILGTYNGIPIEKTIANTRAVGVIVAGLVAGPTVGLGAGLIAGIHRFSLGGYTVFASSFSTVAEGFLAGLYYDKIRYKKVRWPYALGLALGLEILHMGVLVIMSKPLAQAVRSVEMIGPPMIIINALGVAAFVAILESVYRDQEKREATAAQLALQIANETLPFLRKGLNRYSAEKTAKIIFEMVEGLGAVAITTPKKILAFVGTGSDHHSPETDIFTQSTAEVLETGEYSVVQTKDEIGCPTDNCPLASKVTVPLKENNEVVGSLVLYKLTEQSITPFEIELALGLAQLISTQIEISRGQMQSQLLAEAEIRALQAQINPHFLFNALNTIVYYCRKDPEMARDLLIHLGEFYRENLVNPDQLVDLDTELKHVDSYIKIEMARFRGKLQVIYQISPECKCMVPPLILQPIVENAIKHGILPKKEGGIITISGKVSEDKVILAVEDNGVGMKPELIKKVLEYNPDRKNIGLSNVDSRLKNIYGSNFGLQIESWPGRGTRATIPIPLRKEDESQEDEGLTGR, from the coding sequence TTGTTACAACATTTAGTGGGGATAGCCAAGCATCTCTTTACGGAATTAGCTGTGGTACTAATCTTTGTTTTCTTTCTTAGTAAGGCTAAGGTTTTTAAAAACATCATGCTTAAACGGGATACATCCTGGCCTGAAAAAGTGTTTTTAACTGTTTTCTTTGGTCTTATTGGGATATTGGGTACTTATAATGGTATACCTATAGAAAAAACTATAGCCAATACACGGGCAGTAGGAGTTATTGTGGCTGGGTTGGTGGCAGGTCCTACAGTAGGTTTAGGAGCGGGATTGATAGCCGGTATTCACCGTTTTTCTCTGGGCGGATATACTGTGTTTGCCAGTTCATTTTCTACTGTGGCCGAAGGGTTTTTAGCCGGTCTTTATTATGATAAGATTCGTTATAAAAAAGTAAGGTGGCCTTATGCCTTAGGTTTGGCCTTAGGCTTGGAAATCCTGCATATGGGGGTACTGGTAATCATGTCCAAGCCCCTGGCCCAGGCTGTGAGGTCGGTGGAAATGATCGGTCCACCCATGATTATAATTAATGCCCTTGGCGTGGCTGCTTTTGTGGCTATTTTGGAAAGTGTTTATCGAGATCAAGAAAAACGAGAAGCAACGGCAGCCCAATTAGCTTTGCAGATTGCCAACGAGACCCTTCCTTTTCTAAGGAAAGGTTTAAATCGCTACTCCGCTGAAAAAACTGCCAAAATTATTTTTGAGATGGTGGAAGGGCTTGGGGCAGTAGCCATAACTACACCCAAGAAGATACTTGCCTTTGTCGGAACAGGTAGTGACCATCACTCTCCGGAAACGGATATTTTCACGCAGAGTACCGCAGAGGTACTGGAAACCGGAGAGTATAGTGTAGTCCAGACAAAGGATGAAATTGGTTGTCCTACGGACAATTGCCCCCTGGCCTCTAAAGTAACAGTACCTTTAAAAGAAAATAATGAAGTCGTAGGTTCACTGGTACTATATAAGTTAACTGAACAGAGCATTACACCCTTTGAAATTGAGTTGGCCCTGGGTTTAGCCCAGTTAATTTCCACACAAATTGAGATTAGCAGGGGTCAGATGCAGTCGCAGTTACTGGCGGAAGCGGAAATTAGGGCCCTCCAGGCCCAGATCAATCCCCACTTTCTTTTTAATGCTCTCAATACAATTGTGTATTACTGTAGAAAAGATCCGGAGATGGCGAGAGACCTCCTCATTCATTTGGGAGAGTTTTACCGGGAAAATTTAGTAAACCCCGATCAACTAGTGGACCTTGATACGGAACTCAAACATGTAGATTCTTATATCAAAATAGAAATGGCTAGATTTCGCGGTAAACTGCAAGTCATTTATCAAATCTCACCAGAATGTAAATGTATGGTACCCCCATTAATCCTGCAACCCATTGTGGAAAATGCCATAAAACACGGTATACTACCCAAAAAAGAAGGAGGGATTATTACAATTTCCGGTAAAGTTTCGGAGGACAAGGTTATTTTGGCCGTAGAGGATAACGGTGTAGGGATGAAGCCTGAATTAATAAAAAAGGTTCTGGAATATAATCCCGACCGTAAAAATATCGGTCTTTCCAATGTAGACAGCCGACTGAAGAATATTTACGGCAGTAACTTTGGTTTACAGATTGAAAGTTGGCCGGGGCGAGGTACTCGCGCGACCATTCCCATTCCTTTGCGAAAGGAGGATGAAAGTCAAGAAGATGAAGGCCTTACTGGTAGATGA
- a CDS encoding LytR/AlgR family response regulator transcription factor: MKVKKMKALLVDDEFPARGELRCLLEEIGRIEVVGECEDGEEALDFLKKNAIDVVFLDIQMSVKDGLTTAWEIIQLPHPPKIVFTTGYNEYAVKAFELNAVDYVMKPYSKKRLEQTVQKLVDLKQEKKWENSTIYELLAKNLVANQGRLSVWAHDRLIVLTTAQILCVKAKGKGKTVLYTEKGNFFTGFTLKEIEEKLNSSQFLRTHKSYLVNLEKIREIIPWFNNTYVLVLEGYTGENIPVSRHYIKEFNEKMGI, from the coding sequence ATGAAAGTCAAGAAGATGAAGGCCTTACTGGTAGATGATGAGTTTCCTGCCAGAGGCGAATTAAGGTGCCTCCTGGAGGAGATTGGCAGGATTGAGGTTGTAGGGGAGTGTGAAGACGGGGAAGAAGCCCTTGATTTTCTTAAAAAAAATGCCATTGATGTAGTTTTTCTAGATATTCAAATGAGTGTTAAAGACGGGTTGACTACTGCTTGGGAGATTATCCAATTACCTCATCCTCCCAAAATTGTCTTTACCACAGGTTATAATGAGTATGCCGTCAAGGCTTTTGAATTAAATGCAGTGGACTATGTCATGAAGCCTTACTCTAAAAAACGGTTGGAGCAAACCGTACAAAAGCTGGTAGATCTTAAGCAAGAGAAAAAATGGGAGAACAGTACGATCTACGAATTATTAGCTAAAAATTTAGTTGCCAATCAAGGGAGATTATCTGTTTGGGCCCATGATAGGCTTATCGTACTAACTACAGCTCAAATCCTTTGTGTCAAAGCTAAAGGGAAAGGGAAGACCGTTTTATATACGGAGAAAGGTAATTTCTTTACGGGATTTACTCTCAAAGAAATTGAGGAAAAATTGAATTCCTCTCAATTTTTGCGTACCCATAAGAGTTATCTGGTTAATCTGGAAAAGATTCGGGAAATTATTCCCTGGTTTAATAACACTTATGTGTTAGTTTTAGAGGGCTATACAGGAGAAAACATACCTGTGAGCCGCCATTATATTAAAGAGTTTAATGAAAAGATGGGGATTTAA